AACTTGCCAAGCCATTTTGTAGAGTCTTGATTCCTCTAATCATGTAGTGGTTTTTCTAACATGTGGGTGccatgtgtaaaaaaaagacCCTTTCTgacctgtttttttaaattaaatctgTGTTATCGGTACAGATCTAAGTACAGGGCATAGGCGATTTCCGCCTGTGCTCAGGACAGATGTTCAAACCAGGTCAGAACAGGCCCTATGTTTCTCAGACACAGTAAACTAGACATATTATAATACAGAACTGTGTGACTTTATTTCCCATGCCCAAACAGCTCCTAAATCAGATGAACCTCCCAGCATTATTTATCCCTATGGCAACATAAAAGAGGAAGTGGAGCTTGGTAAGTATGTCCAAATTATATAATTCCACATCAGAGTTAATAACTAATTTAGATGGTTGTCACTCAAAGGTCAACACTGTTATCAAACATCTGAAGGGTTGATTATAATGGGCATGTTTTTGTTCTAGGTCGGAATCACACTCTGATGTGTAAGGCACGTTTTATTTTTGAGCCAGACGTTTCGCCCGAGGTGAGGTGGTACAGGAACTACGGTGGCAAGATGGAGACTATGAATCTACTACCCATGGAATCGTGAGTCCCTGCAGTCCCTTTTTGCCAATTGTTGCTTTTGCTAGGAAGTAACGGTCTTTTTGTGTGCAGCACCAGTGTTTGAGGTTGTAACATTTGAGGATTTAAACATGATTGTTCAGCTCGGCTTGCATGATAAGTGTTCATTAGGATGCAATGGAGCTGAAATCCTTTCCCTGATTCAGCAAGGACTTAGGCCTATTTGTGCTCGAGGTTATACGAAGAGCCGTCATAGAAGAGGTGACTCCACAACTCTTGAACCAGAATCACACATATACCTGCATTGCCAATAATACTAATGGAAACAGCAATGCCACCATCAAGCTCATCGAGAAAATTAAAGGTACTATTGTTTCACCTTCATGCGTTTGTTGTATTCAAAGTATACTTTGTCACAACATTGTTACATTGCAGCTCAAATAATTGTCATTGCTCAATTTGAAAATGCTCCATCTGAGACAGTCTGTATTACAATGTAATCAATCCAGTGGTGACACTATAGCCATTTTCAAAACACCCATGTTCACATAGTTATATCCACTAACTGATACTTTGGTGTGTTTAAAACATTGGGTTACTTAATGTAATCTTTGATAACAGAGTGAGGTGTTTCATTATGGGAATTTCCTCAGCGTGACCAACTATGCCGAGGCGATTCCCATAGTGAAACACAGAACAAAGTTAGAATAATAACTTACTGTTTGCTAACATATTACTGTAACTTCATATGGTCAAATGTCAattttgtgtttacagcttgtttctgctgcccccaagtcCATTATTGATGATTTGCATTTCATAATAACGATCTaatgtgcacattgttgactgGGTTTTTAGTAAAATGGCCGTCACTGGTTGGGTATCCCGTTGTGTCTTTGCTGCTGGTAGCTGGGCTGGGAATGGTTTTGCATGTGAAATGGCTGGAAATACAGCTTATCTACAGATCTCACTTCCAACGTGGAAAACATGATGGAGGTCagaatacagacacacacatacacacacacacacacacacacacacacacacacacacacacacacacacaatcccccAAGCAATGTAGAGTAGAAACCGAAAGGCTGACTTAGCATACGGTGGCATCCATGCTCTGACACCTGGCCCGCATGGAGCTGCTCAGCTGCTCTTCTTCAAAGGATGTGGGTTAACCTTTAGATAAAGCTCTAGCTCTACCACAACCTATTCAACCCTACAAAGCATTACATTAATAAAGTAACTGAAATATCATAATACTTTAAAATCTTAATATCTATGACatgggtcttcaacattttttaagccaaggaccccttaactgaaagagaggtGGAGCAGTTGAAGTTGcctaataaactgggcctacaataaaatGTAGGGCGGTCTTAAGcttttatacataccttttttacatagaatactaagcaattaaaatagcctaataattgttgtcaTGATTTAATAAATCATGTTTGAATGTTAAACAATGACTTTAGGATTAACtctatctgtggatggccttagtgactaccttacctaaaGGCCAGtgagcagtggggatttatatttaataatgttggattcatgttaagactttttactttttgaaaaaaacgtaCTACTAATTTGGAcaccctgttgaagatccctgatcTATGATATTGCACTTACTGTAGAGTGTTACTACGGCTGCATACGAAACGGAAATAACTGAAATAACCTAATGTTTTCGTTTCAAAATTGTCTTTCACATCCACCTCCACCAATAAGATAAGAAAGAGTTTGATGTGCTTCTGTCGTATGTGTGGAGCCCTCCAACATCTGAGGTTGAGGGAGTTTTGACCATTACCACCCAGAAAGGACCTGACACAGATGAGGAAGGTAGGCCAACACATTACACATTTAATGTATGATatctggattttattttcatGCAGCTACACTAAAGTAAATTGACAAAATGCTTTCATTGGCAGCATGTTTGTCCAGCACGGACCCGCTGAACACTGAGGAGGGTAACTCAACCCAGAGACAACTAGAAGTGCTGTTACCCCATGTGTTAGAGGACCGGTGGGCATATCGCCTCTGTCTGCTGGAGAGGGACGTGCTTCCTGGAGGAGGTCAGAGGATcaactgtatgtctgtgtctctgtgtgttggcGGCAAATGTTCCTGATGGTTTCCATTTTGTATTGCAGCatatgcagatgatgtggtccttgCAATGCAAAGAAGCCGAATGCTTATCTGTCTCCTGTCAGCTGACTACCTCTCCAACAGCAATGCAGTGTTTGTACTGGAATCGGGAATCCAGGTAGgcctacatttcccagaaaGAAGACGACTAATGCCGCATTCACAGGgacgtagcacaaaattctggaccCTGTACACAGGCATTCTCTATAGGCCGCTCCCCGCAACCACGGCTATTCATTCCATAGACTGTGAGAAAAGATGTACAAcgcgtctccacttcctcccaatACACAAAAGTTAAGCCAAAGTATACCGGATACTTGTAATGTACCAGATGTAATTTTGGAAATAGAGTCTGCGCAGTAGTGATCCCCCAGTGGAACTGCTGTATCAAAGTCCCGTCCATACACCCGCCCGACCAAACAcgagtcaatcacagctgtcaatcatgacgtttcacccaggtttttttaaacataaaataccTAATAAAACCAAACTTATCACAATTAACCAttgaacaaacatcagcgtGATAAGAACTACCTAAAATTACCAaaaccatctttgggaaaatgtatttgacgtgtactttgactttttagttTGGCCCGTGTCACATCAACCAACATGGAGGGTCGAGATttgacctatactgcagccaaCCACCAGAGGGCAATCGAGATGTTTTGGCTTGACTCACAGTCTTTGCATCTACCCCCGATTGATTCCAGTATCTTTGTGCCCCGCCCAACCCCCACCACCCCCATGCAATTCTCAAATAGCCACATTGGTTTCATTTTATCGATTTACTGACATCAACTGAAACCCATTGCTGCGTTGATGGTAggacacgtgtcaaactcaaacaCGTTACAtttttagatccggcccgtatatcaatttgggttcacaataaattttggcccgcctagttgtgcaccaaaccaaaaacacaggaaagtgttttttaaactgcaattacctgacattcaaagcagaatatggcagatttgctgactctgagactcagaaattcccccagaagcagggagttttcatattcaggctgtgaaacaggttgttgttaaaaaaattgttgttgttttgcttgatttgctaaattctctgatggctaaggaactcttttgatgacttttgtagtgTCAACAAAAATacgacaaaaagcgtacaaaaatgtcggaaaaagcaacaaatttacaaaaaggtgacaaatgtctgagaaagccacaaaaaagttgcaacaaaaatgtgtgacatgcagtaacaaaagcacgtcaataaactctacgtCTGGCCCTTGTGATTCCCTTTTTCTAGtttggcccttagtgaaaatgagtttgacacccctgtggGAGGAACATCTGTATAAGATGGGTTAAGTGGTTatctacggaagaggattagggccactggtgaaaaatgtatttgagttcagaattctgactttattctcagaattctgacttgaATCTCAGAATTCtaactttattctcagaattctgactttattctcagaattctgagaattaagtcagaactcaaatacatttttcaccagtggccctaatcctcttccgtagttAACCCTTGGTGACATTTTTAACCACTGTTTTTACAGTTCAAAACATAAATTCATTACCGATTTGTTGCTCGGTCCATCTTTAGGCTTTGCTGCAAAACTCTTCCCTCAAAGTCCTGCTAATATGGACCGGCAGAGCGTCAGCATCTCTCATCCAGCCGGACCCCCCGCTGCCCACACTGGTCCAAAGGGCCTTGAAGGTGCTACCCAGTCTGGATTGGACCTCAGGCGACCCCACCAGAGCCACCAACAACTTCTGGAGGTCTTTGAGGAAGGCCATGCCCGATCAGAGAGTGGCGCTGGTTTCACTCATGCAGGACCAATGATTAGACTGTTCGGTTTGCAAGCAAGGGCAACACATGAACAACAGTGTCAAGGTAATTTTCATATGAAGGGAAGTGTGTCACCCTTTGTGCCATGCTCAGAGCACAACGGTGTGTACTCTGGTCTTTGTGGCAgaagtcagaactaaacagggggaagcagcgttcagttttaatgctccacatatctggaacaaactcccagaaacctgcaggtccgctgcaactctgttcttttaaatccaggctgaagacatatctttttaatgttgcctttctttaattaacctatttttaactgctgtgtctttaaaattcttatactgcactgtacattttttttgtcttttaatgctttgaaattgttttttttaatgtttcatgtaaagcactttgaattgccttgttgctgaaatgtgctatacaaataaagctgccttgccttgcctttaaTTTCCATCTGTACCAAAGATAAACTGTTTCGGTTAAACAGTGCAAAATAATTTATAGGATGTTAACGgttaaaggattttttttttttttgtccattgaTAAAATATGTTTAAACAATGGATGCTCATAACAATTAAACCTAATTACCTTTTATATGCCTGTATGTactatgtaatgtaatatatgtaatatatatatcagC
This sequence is a window from Perca flavescens isolate YP-PL-M2 chromosome 1, PFLA_1.0, whole genome shotgun sequence. Protein-coding genes within it:
- the LOC114560122 gene encoding interleukin-18 receptor accessory protein-like, with the translated sequence MTEVNKQCLSVYILCSFIFPIFMEGCCEGKQKKRTDGNQQGTFPQHYRAVEGEDFMIPCESVNQHMVSCSMTGEGNEGLSFVCGRVFRAEAKHSGKYTCSGSNMFFHLQMVNRSLGCLQSNKSHKSVWLTVDQGGEIPCPGSNCSNNPEIIWYKNNKTVSQRSCQTPGGLHLCEVRQEDTDVYFCDRQIIEQGVNWTFRRAVHVIVIPPKSDEPPSIIYPYGNIKEEVELGRNHTLMCKARFIFEPDVSPEVRWYRNYGGKMETMNLLPMESKDLGLFVLEVIRRAVIEEVTPQLLNQNHTYTCIANNTNGNSNATIKLIEKIKVKWPSLVGYPVVSLLLVAGLGMVLHVKWLEIQLIYRSHFQRGKHDGDKKEFDVLLSYVWSPPTSEVEGVLTITTQKGPDTDEEACLSSTDPLNTEEGNSTQRQLEVLLPHVLEDRWAYRLCLLERDVLPGGAYADDVVLAMQRSRMLICLLSADYLSNSNAVFVLESGIQALLQNSSLKVLLIWTGRASASLIQPDPPLPTLVQRALKVLPSLDWTSGDPTRATNNFWRSLRKAMPDQRVALVSLMQDQ